GCAGTTGACCCGGACCGCTCGCACGTCGGTGGTCTCGGCCCGGAGTTCGGTGAACAGTTTCTGGATCGCCGTCGTCTTCCCGGTCCCGGGCGGGCCGCGGGCGACGACGTTCAGCGGCCGCGAGCCCCGGACCGCCGGCCGGAGGGCGTACTTCAGGCTCTCCATCTGCGAGTCGCGGTGGTGGAACGTCTCGGGCAGGTAGTCGATCTCGAAGACGTGCTCGTCTCGAAACACCGACTCGTCCCACGAGAGCATCCCCTCCTCGGGGTCGTCGGTCATCAGTTTCACCACGCTCCCCGTCGCACTTAGTGTTTCGCCAGCACTCACGTCCCAGTTACGGGCAACTCGACGACGAACACGGCCCCGGACTCGTCGTCGGCCCGGTCCTCGACCCACACCGATCCGCCGTAGCTGTCGACGAGACTGTAGACGAGATAGAGGCCGATCCCCGACCCCGGACTCTCCAGCCCCTTCTCGTCTTTCCCGAAGATCGTCTCTTTCTGCCCGTCGGGGACGCCGGGGCCGTCGTCGGCCACGCGGACACGGACCACCTCGGCGTCGCGCTCGGCCGAGACAGTGACGGTCGGCGACTGGCCGTCGTTGTGCTGGACCGCGTTGTTCAGCAAATTCCGGAACACCGAGGGGAGCATGCCGTCGGCAGCGACCCGGGTGTCGGGCAACTCGCCCTCGATCTCGACGGTCGCGTGCGGATAGGACTCGCGGTGCTTCTCGATCTCCGTCCCGAGGGTGTCGGCGAGGTCGGTCGGCTCGGGTTCGATCTCGCCGTCGCCGACGACCACGTCGACGTGATCGCGCGCAATCTCGGTGAGTTCGACGACGTGCTCGCTGGCTCGCGCGATCCGCTCCAGTGCGTCCCGACCGTCCTCGCCGACGTGGGCTTCGAGCGCCTCCAGCCACGCCAGCACGACGGTCATGTCGTTGCGGATGTCGTGGCGCACGACGCGGTTGAGGACCTCCAGCTGTTCGGTCCGCTCGGCCAGCTGTCGCTGGTGTTCGACCCGCTCGGAGATGTCCCGGACCGTCCCGATCACCTTCCGCAACTCGCCGTCGAACCGGACCGCCGACAGCCGGACCTCGATCACGCCGAAGATTCCGTTCGGCGACTCCAGATCGAGTTGCGTCCGGTCGTCGCCACTCTCGACGAACGCCTCGAAGGCCCGCTCGAACTGTTCGACCGGCTCCGGGCCGGACACGCTCTCCTCGGCGAAGACCCGCGCTGTGTTCCCGAGCCAGCGCTCTCGGTCGATTCCGGTCACCTCGGTGATCCGCGGGTTGACGTACTCGATGGTCCCGTCGGTGTCGAAGACGTACACGCCGTCGCTGACGTTCTCGACGATGGTCTCGTAGAGCGTGGCTTCCCGTTTCGAGTCCTTGAGATCCGAGATGTCGCGGGTCCGGGCGAGCCCGATCTCGCCATCGGCCGTGTCGACGATCGACAGCGCCACCTCGGTCCAGAAGTGGGTCCCGTCGCTGTGCCGTTTTCGCCACTCGACCGTCGTCGATCCGTCTTCGCGTGCCCGTTCGACGAGCGTTTCCCGATCCGCAGGCCACTCCCAGCCGTCAGCCGTCACGTCCGACAGCGTCACTTCGTCCAGTTCCGTCTCGTCGTAGCCCACCAGTTCACAGTACCGCTCGTTCGCGTCGACGATGCCCCCCGTGTCGGGGTCGAAGACCACGAGAGCGTCGACCGCGTTCTCGAAGAGTGCGCGGTAGTCGACCTGCCCAGCCATTCCCACGTACTATGGAGATCCAACACATGACGTTTTGGGACAGGTCGGCTCCCGACCCTCCGCTTCGAGTCGACTCGGCCCTGCAGCTGTTTGGCTTCGTCCGGAATCTCGCTCCAGGCGACGCTCTCTTGCTCGACGACGTTCTCGGGGCCCATCACGTCGGCGCTCAGCACTGTCGCGGCGGCGACCGCGCACGTTGGCCGCCCGGTGGCTCGCCCACGGGGTTCGCGCCCGGCCGGTTCGCCGAACCGACGACGATCCGATCGACCATGCCGTAGGTCTCGTGTGGCGGGCACGTGAAGTCGTGGACACCCTCCCGCTCGAAGGTGTACAGCCAGTCCACGGACGGGCACGGAAACAACTCGCGGCCACGCCGGGATTGAAAAAGAGTTAACACGACGAGGTCGGAAGCACCTGCCAACACGTCCGGGGGGACGTGGGGGAATCTGGATGTACTGGCTCGCGGCACTGTCTCTCGGGTCGGCTCTCGCGGTCGTCACCGCGGCGGTCGTCGATCGCTGTCGGGCGACCGCGGCCGCGCGGCCGATCTCGATCGCGAGTGCGATACCTGTGCTCACCGGGACCGCGAGTGCGAGCGCTGCCGGTCAGGTCGGAACGGTCGCGTGCCAGCTCGGTATCGGCGACCTCGTCACCTTCGCCATCGCCGCCCTCGCTGTGTTCCACGTCGTGGCGGGGGCGATCAAGGCGACGTCGGCGTTCGACCATCTCGGCTCGACCCGCGCCGACCGTCAGCGACAGGGCCGACGCGCCATGATCGGCGCGCTCCAGGTGACCGCCGGCGCCTTTTTCCCCGTCCTCGTCGGCGCCATCTTCACCGTCGTCCTGGACTTCGAACTCGGCGCGTGTATCCACCTGATCTGAGCTACGGGCCGCTCCACTCCGCTCACGGGCTTCGGCCGTTCGCGTGTCGAGACTCTCCTTCCAGTCGAGTCTCGCGGTCGCCGTTCGCATTTTGGAGGCGCTCCCTGCGGTCGCCCTCGCTGCTCGCGGGTCACTCCGTTCCCCGCTCGCACGTTCGGCGGTCCTCCCTGCGTCGCCGGCGCGTAGCGCCGGCTGCACGAGGGATCTTCGATCCCTCGCCGGTCGAACCGCCCTGCTCACGGCTCCCTGCGGTCGCCGTTCGCATTTTGGAGGCGCTCCCTGCGGTCGCGCCTCCCTATTCGAACTTCGCCAACAACCGCCGATAGAACGCTTTCGACCGCTCCTCCCCGTCCTCGGCCAGTTTCTCGACGATCAACTCCGGCGTCGACCGCGCCAGCTCACCCTTGACCGGCGACCGGTTCACCCGAAGCTCCCCGTCCTCCAGCCCGACGGCCTGAATCCCGTCGACCTGCACGTCGAAGTCGGCGGCCGCCCGGATCTCCCGCGCGAGGTGAGAGACGAACACGGCCGTCGCGCCCCGCTCGTCCAGCGCCTCCAGAATTCCGGCCATGATCTTCGCGCTCGCGCCCGGCTCCGTGATCGACTCCAGTTCGTCCACGAGCACGAGCTTGCGGGCCGGTGCGGGCGACTCGTCGCCGTCTCCCCCGTCGCTCCGCTCGTCACCGACGCCGGTCACCAGCCCGCCGAACTCCCGGAGCGTGGACTCGAAGGCCCCCGCGTCCAGCGTCCCCTGCGTCTTGGCGTGGTAGTGCAACTCGGCCAGTCGGCCGACGCGGGCCTCCTCGGCGGGCACCGGTAACCCCATGTGCGCGAGGATCACGACGAGTGCCACCAGATCCAGCGTCGAGGTCTTCCCACCGCTGTTGACGCCCGACAGAAGCGTCACGCCGTCGACGCCGTACTCGACGGGTTCGACGGCCTCGAAGGGCACGTCCAGCAGCGGTGAGCGCCCGCCCTCGATCCGAAAGCCCGCCTCGTCGGAGAGGGTCGGCATCGTGCAGTCGAACTCCCGGGCGAAGCGTGCGATAGCGAGTTCCACGTCCAGATCCAGCGCGGCGTCGACCAGTTCCTCGGCGGCCGGCCGCGCGTCGGCCAGTTCGCCCGCGAGTTCCCGCTTGCGCCGGGTCGCCCGCCGGTCGCGGGCCGCGGTCAACTCTTCTCGGAGGCGGGCGACGACGTTCTCGTCGCGCTCGACGGGAAACGTGGGGTCGTCCGGGAAGGCCTGCCGGGCGATGCTCTCGGTGTCGCGCAACTGCAACGCGTCCACGAGGTGGTCGCGGGCGGCCGCGACGGCGTCGGCGTACTCGTCGGCCAGTTCCCGACTCAACAGTGAGTCGACGCCCGCGCCGCGCTCGACCAGCGTCAGGAGGTCCGCGCCCTCGATGGTCACGTCCCGCTCCTCGATGGCCTCGCGGAGGCGGTCGTTGGCGACGGACTCGGCGGTCGAGACCGCGGCGTCCAGATCGTCGACGGCCGTCGAGAGCCGGTCGAGTTCCTCGTCGCCCCGGACCGCCCCGTCGTCGTCGAGCTGTTCGAGGCCCGACTCCAGCGCGTCGAGATCGCAGTCCACGTCGATGTCTGCCAGCTGGGCGACCTCGGCCGCCGCCCGCAGGCTGTCGCGGTTGCGCGCAAAGAAGGTCAGTACGCGCTCGGGGACGACCTCCGCCGGGTTCTCTAACGCCGCCGGTTCGACGCGCACGTCGCCGTCGAGTTCGACGCCCGCGAACGTCTCGTCGAGCGCAATCACGGTCGCGTACCCCCGCGCCAGTTCCGAGAGCTTGCGGGCGTCGTCGACGAGTTCGACGCTGACCTCCGGGATCGCCTCCTGTGCGCGGGCGTAGGTCTCGGCGTCGCCGGTCGCCAGACAGCGGTCGCGGATCCGGACGTCGCCGGGTTCGTCGAGTGGCTCTACGTCGGCGAGTGCGTCCAGCACCGCGGGATCGGGGTCGCGCTCGGTCGCCGTACTGGCGAACGCGCGGACCTCCTCGATTCGAGATTCGGTAGCGCTGGGATAGATCGTCTCCAGTCGCCGGGCGGCGTAGTCGGTGACCGTCCGTTCCTGGAGCAGGCCGAGTGCGTCGCGGTAGAGTTCGCGGGCGCGATCGGTTCCGAGAAAGCCGCCTGGGTCGTCGTGGTCGCGCCGGATCGCACCGCGAGCGATGCGGGCCGCCCGGCCCGCGCTGATGCCGGGCGCGCGGGCGATGGCGGCCACGTCGCCCTCCCGGAGCGCGCGCTCGGGATCGTCGAGTTCGGCCAGTCGCTCGGCCGTCTTCGCGCCGACCCCGGGAATCGCTTCCAGGTCCATCGCCCCCTCCTACCGAACCCGGGGCCAAAAGCGTTCCCGGGTCGCGTGGGTGACTCCCCGCCCGCGGAGCCGAGACAACGGGCTTTTGCGCCGTGACGGCCAAGTCGGGGCCATGGCAGCCGAGGACACCAGTGTCGACGCGGACGCGGTTTCGGACAAGATCGCGGCCGTCCGCGACGACCTGGCCGAGATGGACGGCGTGTTGATCGCCTTCTCCGGCGGCGTCGACTCAAGCGTCGTCGCCGCCCTCGCCCACGACGCCCTGGGCGAGGACGCCGTCGCCTGCACCGCCAAAAGCGAGACCCTCCCCGCCGAGGAACTGGAGGACGCCAACCGGGTGACCGACGAGATCGGTATCCGCCACGACATCGTCGAATTCTCGGAACTCGCCAGCGACGAGTTCGTCGCCAACGGCGAGGACCGATGCTATCACTGCCGGTCGATGCGCCTCTCGGCGATGTACGACCACGCCCTCGAACTCGACATCGACGTGGTCTGTGACGGCACCAACGTCTCCGACACCGGCGAGGGGCATCGGCCGGGCCTCCGGGCCGTCGAGGAACTCGACGCCTACTCGCCCCTGCTCGAACACGGCATCACCAAGCCCGAGGTCCGCGAGATCGCCCGCCGGTACGATCTCTCGGTCGCCGACAAACCCTCGATGGCCTGTCTCTCCTCGCGGATCCCCACGGGACTCGAAGTCACCGAGGATCGCCTCTCCCGCATCGAGAAGGCCGAGCGCCTGCTGCGGACGTGGGGCTTCGAGCAGTTCCGCGTGCGCGACCACGACGACCTCGCCCGCATCGAGATCGCCGAGGACGAACTCGACGTGGCCCTCGACCCCGACTTCGTGCGGGCCGCCCGCGACCACATCGGCGACCTCGGCTTCGACCACGTGACGCTGGACCTGCACGGGTATCAAACTGGGAGCGTGAGTCCCGACGAGGAGGACGACGAACCGCTCGTCGAGGACGTGTTCGACGCCGACTACCCGACCGGGGAGTGACCGTCGGCGAAACTGGACAGACGACGAGGCGATCGTCAATTCCCGGGTTGCCCGAACTACTCGCCTCGTTCCTCACTGGATTGGAGCGTCCGGTTCAGTTCCGCCACTGACCGAGACAGGTTCCACAACTGAAAGGCGATCACGACGAGGAGAGCGATGACGATGGCCGCAACTGTGAACTCGACCGACACGAACGCAGACCCGAGAATTAACGACCCGAGAAACAGTGCAAGCAAGAGCCTCGCGAACGACTCCGAACTGATACCGCTGGACAGATCGGATTCCTCGTCGTGACTGGACATCGTTGGTAGCCGAATCGATCAGCGTCTCACTTACTTCTTCGGCTCGGAAACCGGCCGTTCGATCACCGACCTGTCGCTCCGACCCGGCTCCGTCACTCACTCCAACGCCTCGACGTCCCGATACCCGGTCTCGTTCTCCCGCAAAACTTCGGTCTCGCCGGCCTCGTGATCGTACCGGAGTTCGTTCACCGCGCAGTTGCGCTGTGAGAGCGTCGTGATCGCCGTCGGGAGGTCGGTCCCCCGGACGTGCGCGAGCAGGACGTAGATCGGGCCGCCGTGGGTCACCACCAGCACCTCCTCGTCCGGGCCGGCCTGCTCCAGCAGGTCCTCCCACGCGACGAGGACGCGCTCGCGCGCTCCGAGGAGGCTCTCGCCGCCAGCGGGGCGACTCTCCAGGCCGAGCATCCCGACCGAGCCGCGGTGTTCGGGGAACTCGCCGAACACCTGTTCGTAGGTCAGTCCCTGAAACTCGCCGAAGGAGCGCTCGCGCCAGCCTTTCGTGAACTCGGGGTCGGGGAAGTCGCCGCCCTCGCGAACCATGGCCGTGGTCTCGCGGGTTCGCCGGAGGTCGGAGGCGACGATTCGGTCGAGGTCGTACGACTCCGCGAGGTGGCGGCCGGCGGCGCGGGCCTGCTGGCGGCCGCGATCGTTCAGCGGCGACGCGGCCCACCCCTGGATTCGCCCCTCGCGGTTCCACTCGGTCTCGCCGTGCCGGAGTACGACGACCGTCGTCATCACGTGGCGGTTCGACGGGGGTCGAAAAGAGTGTGCAGGTTCGCTACCGACTGCGTCGCCAGCGCCACAGCGCGAGGCCGCCCTCGTAGACGACCAGGACCGCGCCGACGGCGACGGCCGTCTCGACCGTCGAGAGGTAGGTCACGTCCAGATTCCGGAGCAGCGTGGGGTCCGGGCTGGCGAGGTAGCCGGCGGCGACCGCACCGAGCCAGACCGGGACCCGGACACGCGCCAGTAGTTTCCGGACCCGGTAGTCGGCAGTGACCCGGCGGACGAGGCGGTTGAGACCCTCGAAGATGGCGATGATGGCGATGCCGACGACGATCGGCGTGGCCGAGGTCAGCCCGAGGGAGGCGAGCCCGTCGATCACGACGGTCGGGAGCCGGTCGTAGTAGCCAGCCGGCATCGGGGCCGGGCTGACGACGTAGGCGACGGCCGCGGTGAGGGTGTAGACGAGCGGGCGCAACATCGCGACCTGCTCGACGGCCGAGGTGTGGGCGTCGGTCCCGGTCCAGCGGAGCAGGCCCAGCGTCCCCTCGAACAGGACGACCATCGTCGACGCGACCAGAATGGGGGCCATCCCGGTCGGGTCGGGGCTGAAGAAGAAGGCGAGGGTGAGGAAGCCACCCCAGAAGTAGAGCCGGCGGGCTTCGAGCCACCGGCGGGTGGTGATGCCCATCATGATCGCGAGCATGACGAACAGCGGAATCTGGAAGATGAAGGCGAACAGACCGAGCATCATCACCATCAGGTTGAACGTCTCCGAGAGGCCGAAGGCGATGACTGCCGCCTCCTCAGAGTAGTAGAGGAAGTAGGTGAAGATTGCCGGCAGGACGAGGAAGAAGGCGAAGGCGACGCCGACGCCGGCGAGGACGAGGCTGGTCGGGACCGCCGCGAGGTAGTACTTCCGTTCGCGGGGGTAGAGCCCGGGGCGCATGAACAGGTACGTCTGGTAGACGAACACCGGAAGCGCGACGATGAACCCGGCCAGCGACGACACCTTCAGCCGGGCGATCATCAGGGAGAGCGGGTGGTAGACCCGGGGACAGGACGAGGCGGTCGCGCCGGCCGGTGGCGGGCACTGGGAGGCCACGCCCGGGAGGAAGGAGAACCACAGGAAGGTGATCAGGCGGTCGGCGAAGGGGAAGGCGACGCCGGCGACGGCGGCCATCGCCAGGACGACGATGCCCAGTCGGCGAACCATCTCCTCGATGTGCTCGGTGAGGGGCATCTCCTCGTCGTCGGGGGCCCCCGGGGTTCCCGTTCCGGCCCCGTGATCGGGCGGCTCGCCGCCCGGGGTCGGATCGGGCTCCGGGCGGTCGGGGCTCTCGATGTCCATCTCGGAGTAGAGCCCCGTTTCGCCGTCGCTCATGTGAGGCGGATTAGCCGGTGGGGTGTTGTAAACTTTCTTTTCCCGGCCCCGACGCGGCCACGCGCATCGAAAAGGTTGATAACCGGGTGTCGGCAACCACCGCACGATAATGTCCGGGGCGATCGACGAGGACACCCGCCGAGCCGTCGACAGCGGCCGGCAGACGATCGGTGCGATGCTGTCGGCCGCACAGTCACACCTCCAGAAGGTGTTCGTCGTCGCCGTCCTCGGCCTCATGGGGACGATATACGCTCTCCGGGAGTTCGGCTGGGCGATCCTGAAAGAGGACCTGTTCGCCCGGCTGGCCGCCGAAAATCCCGAGGCGTTCGAGTCGACCAAGATCGTCGCTCGAACCCCATTCGACGTCATCCTGTTGCAGGTGAAGATCGGCCTCGTGGTCGGTATCCTGCTCGCGCTCCCGGTCTTTCTCTGGTACTCGCGGGACGGCCTCCGGGAACGCGGCCTCTGGCCCGGCGAGCGCGTCGCCCGCTGGAAGGTCGCCGTCCTCGCGCTCATGTCGCTCGGCCTGCTCGGCGTCGGCGTCGCCTACGGGTACTACGTCTTCTTCCCCATCATGTTCGACTTCCTGGCGACCAACGCCTACAACGTCGGGTTCCAGCCGACCTACTCCATCGTCAAGTGGGCCGAGTTCGTCTTTTTGCTGACTATCTCCTTCGGGCTAGCGGCCCAGTTGCCCCTCGTGATGAGCGCGCTGACCTACTCGGGCATCGTTCCCTACGAGACCTTCCGGGACAAGTGGCGTCACGCCGTCGTGGCCATCTTCGTCTTCGGGGCGCTGTTCTCCCCGCCCGAACCGTTCACCCAGATCATGTGGGCGATCCCACTGCTGATCCTCTATGGCTTTTCCCTCCAGCTGACGAAGATCGTCGCCATCGCCAAGCGGAGCGGGAGCGAGGTGGACGTGCCGGGCGTCGCCCGCGACCGCTGGAACGTGCTGGCCGGCGTGGCCCTCCTCGCCGGGGCCGCCGTCTACGCCTTCTTCACCCGCGGCGGCGTCTCGGCGGCCAACCGCGTCATCGCTGCCATGCCGTTCGAGACCTCCTTCCGGGTCGCCGGGGCCGGCCAGCTACTCGGCCTGCCCGAAACGGCCGCGGCGGCACTGCTCGCCGTCGTCGTCGCCGCCTTCGCGACCGGGGTCGCGCTGCTGCTCGCCCTCTCGCGAGCCCTCGGTGCGGCCGACCGGGCGCGGCCCACCGGCCCGGCACCGGCCAGCGCCGGCGCCCCCTCGGAGATCAGCCTCGATCCCCTCGACGCGGGCGGGGTGCGAGCGGCTCCCCCGGAGGTCTTCGCCGACCTCTCGGAGGACGAGGCCGTCGCGAAGGCCCGCGCCGCCATGGACGCCGACCAGCCGGAGAAGGCCGAAGCGATCCTCGACCGGTACGACGAGGTGCAAGAACAGCTCGAAGCCCGCGAGCAGGCGGCCGAGGGTGAGACCGACGCCGAGGCCGAGGATGCGGACGCCGGCACGGCAACGGCGACCGCCGCGGGCATGGTCGACGCCTTCACCGAGGACGAGACGACCGAGGAAGACATCGGCGGCTACTACTACGACATCGCCTTCATCCTGGAGTCTTTGACCTCCAAGGCCTTCCGGCTGGTCGGCCTGTTCATGATCGTGATGGGCGGCTCGTTCGTCTGGCTCTACCAGGGCGGTATCCGACGGGTCAAGAACCTCTTTTTCGGCCAGGTGCCCGCCGGCGTCGGCGGGAGCATCGACATCGTCACCCTCCATCCCGTCGAGGCGCTCATCTTCCAGATCAAGTTCTCCACGCTGCTGGCCATCGTGACGACGCTCCCGCTCTTGCTATACTACGCCTGGCCGTCGATGAAGGCGCGCGGGTGGGTCCGTGGCGACGCCCGCGTGATGCTGGTCTGGGGCGGGTCGCTGATCGTCGGCCTGATCGTCGGGAGCGTCCTCGGCTTCCTCTATATCGCGCCGTCGATCATCTCCTGGCTGGCCGCCGACGCCATCAACGCCAACATGGTGATCGCCTACCGGATCAACAACTTCGGCTGGCTGGTCATCTACACGACCGTCGGGATCGGTCTCCTGATGGAGGTGCCCGTCTCGATGGCGCTGTTCCACGTCGGCGGGGTCGCCTCCTACCACACCCAGCGCAAGTACTGGCGGGAGGTCGTCGTCGGGATGTTCGCCGTCGCAGCGTTCGTCTCGCCCCGCGGCGTGTTCACCATGCTGTTGATAGCCATCCCGGCCGCAGTGGCGTACCTCGCCGGCCTGGGACTGCTCTGGCTGATCACCCTCGGTGGCCGCCGGGGCCGCCCACAGCCACAGGAGCCCAGCGTGGAGTAACCCGCAAGTAGTCTTCCAGCATCAGGCATCCAGTTTGAAACTACCACGACAATTGACACTTTTGGCGTCGTGACGAACTCCGTCGCATGGTAATCGACGACCCGGCCGACAGTGACGACCGATCGGAACGCGCCGAGGTAGACGACCGCGACGACCGGATCGTTCACCGCCGGATCGAACCCGATCCCGCCGACGCCGACTACCGGCTCCTCCAGTTGATCGCCGAGGTGGAGGGAATCGACGTGACCGAACTCCCACCGATCTACGACCGGATCGACCACCTCGTCACACGGATGTACGAGGACCCGCCCTCCGCCGAAGCCCAGGCCCAGTTGAAGTTCTCCTACGCCGGCTACCGCATCACGCTCGACCAGGACGGCAACGTCTCGCTCATCAAGATCGCCGACGGCCTCCCGTCGGACTGACCGCCATCCGAGTGAGCGACCGAAACCGGTAAGCCACGCTTCCGGTATTATCCCGGTATGCCCAAGATAAGCGTCGAGGTGCCCGAGGAGTTGCTGACGGATCTGGACGATCACGTCGGCGAGAACGGGAAGTTCGTCAACCGGAGTGAGGCGATCCGGGCCTCGATCCGGAAGACGCTCGACATGCTGGACGAGATCGATCAGCGCCAGGGCCGACTCGACGATGAGTGAGCGCACACCGCTGGCGGCCGCCCAGGTCGCCCTGATCGCGCTGTTCGTCACGGCGCTGGTGACCGCGCAGGTGACGGCCGCGAAGATCCTGGCCTTCTCGATCCCGGTCTCGCTGCCGGTGACGGGCGCCACGCTGATCCTGCCCGGTGCGGCGCTGGCCTACGCCCTCACCTTCTTCGCCTCGGACTGTTACGCCGAACTGTACGGCAAACGGGCCGCGCAGGTGATGGTCAACGTGGCCTTCCTGATGAACGGCGTCCTCCTAGTACTGATCTGGAGCACGATCCTCGCACCGGCCGCGGCGACCAGCATCGACCCCACGCAGTTCCGGCAGGTGCTCGGCGCGAGCACGAACATCGTGATCGCGAGTCTCGCGGCCTACCTCGTGAGTCAGAACTGGGACGTGATCGTCTTCCACCGGCTCCGGGAGGCGACCGACGGCGACGCGCTCTGGCTCCGCAACGTCGCCTCGACGGCCTCCAGCCAGCTGATCGACACGCTGATCTTCGTCACGCTGGGCTTTCTCGTCATCCCCGAACTGCTGGGCGTCGGCGTCGCACCGCCCCTCCCGGTGATCGCCAGTCTGATCGTCGGCCAGTACCTCCTCAAACTCCTGATCGCGCTGGTCGATACGCCATTCGTCTACGCCGTCGTCGGGTTCGTCCGGTCGCGCGACGCGACGATCCCGACGACCGAGCGCGAGCCCCAGTAATTACTCCGCCGGCTGGGCGAAGGCGTACTTCGGTTTGACCTCGTCGACCCGCACGTCCAGTTCCTCGCCCTCCTCGGCTCCCGAGACGAACAGCGTGTACCCCTCGACCTTGGCGATGCCGTCACCCTCGTGACCCGTGTCGACGATCTCGACGGTCACCGTCTCCCCCTCCGATACTGGGGCGGTGAGTCGCCCTTTCGCGACCAGGAACAGTTCCGACGACGACTCCCGGGATGCATCCGGGCGGACCTCGCGGACGTACTCGAACTCGGGCTCGATGTCGGCTTTCAGGTCGTCGAGGTCCTGGCCGTCGAACACCTTGGCGACGAAGTCACCGCCCGGACCGAGCAGATCCAGGGCCACCTCCAGCGCCTGTCGGACGAGGTGGACCGAGCGGGCGTGATCGAGGTCGTACTCGCCGGTCATGTTCGGAGCCATGTCCGAGACGACCACGTCCGCCTCCCCGACGATCTCGCGAACCTCGTCTTTCGTCGACTCCTCGGTCATGTCGCCCCGCACTGTCTCGACGCCGTCGAGGGAGTCGATCCGCTGGCGGTCGACGCCGACCACGGTCCCGGCGTCGCCGACTTCCTGTGTGGCGACCTGGAGCCAGCCGCCGGGGGCGGCCCCGAGGTCCACGACGGTCGCGCCCTCGTGGAGGAGGTTCGCCGTCCGGTCGATCTGTTTCAGCTTGTAGGCCGACCGGGAGCGGTACCCCTCCTGTTTGGCCCGGTTGTAGTACTCGTCTTTGCGTGTCATCTGATTGTCGAGGATAGCCCACGGAGGGGTTTACGGGTGTCGTTCCGGCGAGCCGTTCGGTCACTCCCCGTCGCGCCAGCGGGCGAGCGCGCCAGCGCCCGCGAGTCCCGCCAGCGCCGCGAGGGTACCGAAGCCACCGCCGTCGGCCGCGGTCTGTGTCGTCTCTCCCTGATCGTCGGGGGTATCGACCCCCCCTCCGCCCGCGACCTCGCCGAGGACGGAGGTGTCGGCGGCCATCCGTTCGAGTTCGACCCCGACGTACTCCCCTGCACACTGGGTGACGCCGTTGACGACGTACAGGGTACCGCCGGGAACCGAGCGGTCGTCCGGGACGTACAGCCGCATCTCCATCGAGTAGTGGTCGTCGTCTTTGCGGTCGATCAGCAGGATCTGGTAGCCCACGGTCTCGTCGGCCGGCCAGTCCGCGAACGCACACTCGTCACCGAACGAAGCCTCGACCGGGTTCGGGTCCGGATCGACGTGGACGAAATACCCCGGCAGGTTCTCGGCCTGGATTCCCTCGACGGACGGGACGAGCGCACGTGCGGTGATGCCGTCCTGCTGGCCGACGACTGGATCGGTCGCCGCGAGCGTCCCCACCGCCGATCCCAGTCCCGCGAGGACGGTCCGACGTGCGACCGCCGAGTCGGGTTCCGTGTGTCGTGCCATCGTCTCCGTTCCGCCACTGCGAGGCCTAAGCCTTCGTTTCTGCACGAGTAGTCGGCCGGCGACCGTCGCCGATCGACAGCCAGTCCGCACCGAGTGGCCAAGATCCTCACCCGATCGGCCACCGTCCGCCCCGTTCCCGCTCGAACCGGTCGCGGGGAACGGAAAGACGGGACTTTTTAAGAGATGGGGGCGTAGCCCGGGTCAAGATGTTCAACGC
This Halorientalis sp. IM1011 DNA region includes the following protein-coding sequences:
- a CDS encoding twin-arginine translocase subunit TatC, whose amino-acid sequence is MSGAIDEDTRRAVDSGRQTIGAMLSAAQSHLQKVFVVAVLGLMGTIYALREFGWAILKEDLFARLAAENPEAFESTKIVARTPFDVILLQVKIGLVVGILLALPVFLWYSRDGLRERGLWPGERVARWKVAVLALMSLGLLGVGVAYGYYVFFPIMFDFLATNAYNVGFQPTYSIVKWAEFVFLLTISFGLAAQLPLVMSALTYSGIVPYETFRDKWRHAVVAIFVFGALFSPPEPFTQIMWAIPLLILYGFSLQLTKIVAIAKRSGSEVDVPGVARDRWNVLAGVALLAGAAVYAFFTRGGVSAANRVIAAMPFETSFRVAGAGQLLGLPETAAAALLAVVVAAFATGVALLLALSRALGAADRARPTGPAPASAGAPSEISLDPLDAGGVRAAPPEVFADLSEDEAVAKARAAMDADQPEKAEAILDRYDEVQEQLEAREQAAEGETDAEAEDADAGTATATAAGMVDAFTEDETTEEDIGGYYYDIAFILESLTSKAFRLVGLFMIVMGGSFVWLYQGGIRRVKNLFFGQVPAGVGGSIDIVTLHPVEALIFQIKFSTLLAIVTTLPLLLYYAWPSMKARGWVRGDARVMLVWGGSLIVGLIVGSVLGFLYIAPSIISWLAADAINANMVIAYRINNFGWLVIYTTVGIGLLMEVPVSMALFHVGGVASYHTQRKYWREVVVGMFAVAAFVSPRGVFTMLLIAIPAAVAYLAGLGLLWLITLGGRRGRPQPQEPSVE
- a CDS encoding HalOD1 output domain-containing protein, producing MVIDDPADSDDRSERAEVDDRDDRIVHRRIEPDPADADYRLLQLIAEVEGIDVTELPPIYDRIDHLVTRMYEDPPSAEAQAQLKFSYAGYRITLDQDGNVSLIKIADGLPSD
- a CDS encoding ribbon-helix-helix domain-containing protein; translated protein: MPKISVEVPEELLTDLDDHVGENGKFVNRSEAIRASIRKTLDMLDEIDQRQGRLDDE
- a CDS encoding queuosine precursor transporter, whose translation is MSERTPLAAAQVALIALFVTALVTAQVTAAKILAFSIPVSLPVTGATLILPGAALAYALTFFASDCYAELYGKRAAQVMVNVAFLMNGVLLVLIWSTILAPAAATSIDPTQFRQVLGASTNIVIASLAAYLVSQNWDVIVFHRLREATDGDALWLRNVASTASSQLIDTLIFVTLGFLVIPELLGVGVAPPLPVIASLIVGQYLLKLLIALVDTPFVYAVVGFVRSRDATIPTTEREPQ
- a CDS encoding 23S rRNA (uridine(2552)-2'-O)-methyltransferase → MTRKDEYYNRAKQEGYRSRSAYKLKQIDRTANLLHEGATVVDLGAAPGGWLQVATQEVGDAGTVVGVDRQRIDSLDGVETVRGDMTEESTKDEVREIVGEADVVVSDMAPNMTGEYDLDHARSVHLVRQALEVALDLLGPGGDFVAKVFDGQDLDDLKADIEPEFEYVREVRPDASRESSSELFLVAKGRLTAPVSEGETVTVEIVDTGHEGDGIAKVEGYTLFVSGAEEGEELDVRVDEVKPKYAFAQPAE